In one Dehalogenimonas formicexedens genomic region, the following are encoded:
- a CDS encoding UPF0489 family protein, with product MRCLDIDLDFFLNRNAYYSGAETRRLGEEYRPWTGPRVEHFLEVRCGLSPQTPVMGRVIESHDLVLSFWQALIDSGDLKIPFDVIHVDAHPDLSVRGGLRLVSNRLYIDPAERSAFIEDYVHSGNYLTFAIAMGWIGSLVWIPLLVPPKRLHKADQASNIREAGIAEESSGHFLRRGLGIPFKTLSRHNFKTRKSFDCMILSRSLAFTPPASDDLIPLISSYMKIV from the coding sequence ATGCGCTGCCTGGATATCGATCTGGATTTTTTCCTGAATCGAAATGCCTATTATTCAGGGGCTGAAACCCGGAGACTCGGTGAAGAATACCGGCCCTGGACCGGACCTCGGGTTGAGCATTTTCTGGAGGTCAGATGTGGGTTGTCCCCTCAAACGCCAGTAATGGGGCGGGTGATCGAAAGCCACGATCTCGTCCTTAGTTTCTGGCAAGCCCTAATCGATTCGGGCGATCTTAAGATCCCGTTCGATGTCATTCACGTCGATGCCCATCCCGATCTCTCGGTAAGGGGTGGGCTTCGTCTTGTTTCAAACAGGCTTTATATTGATCCGGCGGAACGCTCGGCGTTCATCGAGGATTACGTCCATTCGGGCAACTATTTAACCTTTGCCATTGCCATGGGCTGGATCGGGTCTCTGGTTTGGATTCCCCTCCTGGTGCCGCCGAAAAGGCTGCATAAAGCTGATCAAGCATCGAATATACGCGAAGCTGGCATAGCCGAGGAATCTTCCGGGCATTTTTTGAGAAGGGGGCTGGGGATCCCATTCAAGACCTTGTCGCGGCACAATTTCAAAACACGCAAGTCTTTCGACTGCATGATACTGAGCAGGTCTCTCGCCTTCACTCCACCGGCGAGCGATGACTTGATACCCTTGATTTCCAGTTATATGAAAATTGTTTAG
- a CDS encoding Hsp20/alpha crystallin family protein, with amino-acid sequence MVLQRWDPYRELRQVDRTFDRMWRNFGLQPATVEQWDIPIDVKKVGDEIVVKASLPGVKADEIQVTVEDNVLELKAESSSDTETEESGYLVRERAFGSFYRALRLPESVDTEHIRSTYEHGVLTVTLPKAEEKKRKQIKVSVQSGGKVIETAEKK; translated from the coding sequence ATGGTACTTCAAAGATGGGACCCCTACCGGGAACTCCGACAGGTGGACAGGACCTTCGACAGGATGTGGCGCAATTTCGGGCTGCAGCCAGCTACGGTTGAACAGTGGGACATCCCGATCGACGTCAAAAAGGTGGGCGATGAGATTGTAGTCAAGGCTTCATTGCCTGGTGTGAAGGCTGACGAAATCCAGGTCACCGTAGAAGACAACGTCCTGGAACTCAAAGCCGAAAGCTCTTCGGACACCGAAACCGAAGAATCCGGTTACCTGGTCCGCGAGCGGGCGTTCGGCTCATTCTACCGGGCGCTCAGATTGCCGGAGAGCGTCGACACCGAACATATCAGATCGACCTATGAGCACGGGGTTCTGACGGTAACGCTGCCCAAAGCCGAGGAGAAAAAGCGCAAGCAGATCAAGGTCTCCGTTCAAAGCGGCGGGAAAGTTATAGAGACCGCAGAGAAAAAGTAA
- a CDS encoding EamA family transporter produces the protein MSPIWFVLAFSTTIISALVTLLDSHFMSRRMPGTRAYMLICGAFLLPVSIVTLILFPVPAGTGLAPIGAITGSAVITSFASLLMINAMKSQDVARVAPVVSTAPVFVAILATIFLGESLGLQQWLGIVAVISGAVIISFRWDSRGTSHFHSRPFFVLLGVAIIAATGSVFNKFGLEYMSYWTCAGIDFLVASLVILGLCLRRDVIASLKAMANSRQAINLTLVNQAIATAATIMAFWTIQLGPVALASTVFNSKPLLVFAASAVIGRCAPGFMICEKLSARGWVIKGAGTAAVVGGLAAVFI, from the coding sequence ATGTCACCCATCTGGTTTGTTCTGGCATTCTCCACAACGATAATTTCCGCCCTGGTAACGCTGCTCGACAGCCATTTCATGTCCCGCCGCATGCCGGGGACCAGAGCCTACATGCTTATCTGCGGCGCCTTTCTGCTTCCGGTAAGCATCGTCACCCTGATCCTTTTTCCGGTACCCGCCGGAACCGGATTAGCCCCGATCGGGGCTATTACCGGATCAGCGGTCATTACCTCGTTCGCCTCGCTGCTCATGATCAACGCGATGAAAAGCCAGGATGTCGCCCGGGTCGCGCCGGTCGTCAGTACGGCGCCGGTTTTTGTAGCCATCCTGGCGACCATTTTCCTCGGCGAGAGCCTGGGGCTTCAACAGTGGCTGGGCATTGTGGCGGTCATCAGCGGCGCGGTCATAATTTCCTTCAGGTGGGATAGCCGGGGCACCAGTCATTTTCATTCCAGGCCTTTTTTCGTGCTCCTTGGCGTAGCGATCATCGCCGCCACCGGCAGTGTGTTCAACAAATTCGGGCTGGAATACATGTCGTACTGGACGTGCGCCGGCATCGATTTTCTGGTCGCCTCGCTGGTGATACTGGGCCTGTGCCTGAGACGGGATGTGATCGCCAGCCTGAAAGCAATGGCAAATTCCAGGCAGGCGATAAACCTCACCCTGGTAAATCAGGCGATCGCCACGGCGGCCACGATTATGGCTTTTTGGACGATCCAACTCGGCCCGGTGGCCTTGGCTTCCACAGTATTCAACTCGAAGCCGCTGCTGGTCTTTGCGGCCTCGGCGGTAATCGGCCGGTGCGCGCCGGGTTTCATGATCTGCGAAAAACTAAGCGCCAGGGGCTGGGTGATCAAAGGGGCGGGCACCGCGGCGGTGGTCGGGGGACTGGCCGCGGTGTTCATCTAG
- a CDS encoding response regulator — protein MITIVIADDHKVVRQGLRTLLEMEPDLKVVGEAANGSEALALVESQKPDILVTDISMPPPTGIELAKTIRQKGYPSKVVVLSMHADEPFVVSALTAGALGYVLKEAGVEYVVTAIREAAANRCFVSPPLVMPMEVASNSSRQKKD, from the coding sequence ATGATCACCATCGTTATCGCTGACGACCATAAGGTAGTCCGGCAAGGCCTGCGGACGCTTCTGGAAATGGAACCCGATTTGAAGGTGGTCGGCGAGGCCGCCAATGGTTCTGAGGCGCTGGCGCTTGTCGAGAGCCAGAAGCCGGACATCCTGGTAACCGATATCAGCATGCCGCCCCCGACCGGTATCGAGCTCGCAAAAACCATCAGACAAAAAGGTTATCCCAGTAAAGTGGTGGTGCTTTCGATGCACGCCGACGAACCGTTCGTGGTGAGCGCCCTGACCGCCGGGGCTCTCGGTTATGTCCTGAAGGAAGCCGGAGTAGAGTACGTGGTTACCGCCATCAGGGAAGCGGCGGCCAACCGCTGTTTCGTCAGCCCGCCGCTGGTCATGCCCATGGAAGTCGCTTCGAACAGCAGCCGCCAAAAGAAGGATTAA
- a CDS encoding pyridoxamine 5'-phosphate oxidase family protein, whose product MAVKIPQELQEFMKGKQGWVATSSKAGVPNVSIKGSLRLLDDEHLVFADLFSMKTRKNLSENPVAAIMVFEEASKRGYMFKGATEQIGSGPLYDQTAEAIHKAMPQLPAPKYVVKVTVESIWNQSSGPDGGKQIA is encoded by the coding sequence ATGGCAGTCAAGATTCCCCAGGAACTCCAGGAATTCATGAAAGGCAAACAGGGTTGGGTGGCGACTTCATCGAAGGCAGGGGTACCCAACGTTTCGATAAAAGGGTCGCTCAGGCTCCTGGACGACGAGCACCTCGTCTTTGCCGATCTCTTCTCAATGAAGACCCGCAAGAATTTGAGCGAAAATCCGGTGGCGGCGATCATGGTCTTCGAAGAGGCCTCGAAACGTGGCTATATGTTCAAGGGAGCGACCGAGCAGATCGGAAGCGGCCCGTTATATGATCAAACGGCCGAGGCTATCCACAAGGCTATGCCCCAACTGCCGGCCCCGAAGTATGTGGTTAAAGTGACCGTCGAATCCATCTGGAACCAGTCTTCCGGACCGGACGGCGGGAAACAGATCGCGTAG
- a CDS encoding PRC-barrel domain-containing protein — protein sequence MEMNLIPARRLTDFDITNDKNEDLGQVQDFMIDAASGRIMYAVVAFGGTLGFTDKWLGIPWEALCWSPEQHKFIGNFSRQTLETAPGIDKAKWPDHYMESDAGWMSNLYANFSCKPFLMVPPPNAVAVSPQK from the coding sequence ATGGAAATGAACTTGATCCCGGCCAGGAGGCTGACTGATTTCGACATCACCAATGACAAGAACGAGGATCTGGGACAGGTCCAGGATTTCATGATCGACGCTGCCTCGGGCAGGATCATGTACGCGGTGGTAGCCTTCGGCGGCACCCTGGGTTTCACCGATAAATGGCTGGGCATCCCCTGGGAGGCGCTCTGCTGGTCCCCGGAACAGCACAAGTTCATCGGTAATTTCTCACGACAAACCCTGGAAACGGCTCCCGGGATCGATAAAGCCAAATGGCCGGACCACTACATGGAAAGCGATGCCGGTTGGATGTCCAACCTGTATGCCAATTTCAGCTGCAAGCCCTTCCTGATGGTGCCCCCGCCGAACGCTGTCGCCGTAAGCCCCCAAAAATAG
- a CDS encoding recombinase family protein, with protein sequence MSGDVKRVAIYARVSTEEQAERDLSIPFQLERCRYHAKGNGWEVVKEYVDAGESARTDKRTEFQKMISAARAREIDIILVHKFDRFARNDYDFVVYEKELEELSISLESVSEPGDASTPAGYIGRRMMQIISTWYSKNLAVEARKGLKEKVEQGGWPKLAPLGYLNKHDKSSAWIEVDPELGPLVTRAFREMASGKWTIKEWADYVYSQGYRSRKGFRISSGLWSFVFHNRFYLGETWLKKGDMPNKGNHEALTEADTFATVNVILRSHDNYKQRTQRHTYLLRGLLYSDDTATPCFVETHPKKKISYYRTKGRVNGSQIFYNTRDIDGQLFEVIKDITITEEGKVELEVQLSKWFAAENNGDEELERARQRLLKLDRMENHLQEMLLEEDVSKEDYREHRTRIEAERANLRDLLTTVSTRRGLIRGDFEIALELASKFDLLFENGDNNNRRLLCETVFKQVRVRDGKIAGFELNPPFALISSRGKGTEPVLSRQPDSSRRIRLAA encoded by the coding sequence ATGAGCGGTGATGTCAAAAGGGTCGCTATCTACGCCAGGGTTTCCACCGAGGAGCAAGCGGAACGGGACCTCTCCATTCCATTTCAGCTTGAAAGGTGCCGCTATCATGCCAAGGGTAACGGCTGGGAGGTGGTCAAGGAGTACGTCGATGCCGGTGAGAGCGCCCGCACCGATAAGCGCACCGAATTCCAGAAAATGATCAGCGCTGCCCGGGCACGAGAAATTGACATAATACTCGTTCACAAATTCGACCGTTTCGCTCGAAATGACTATGACTTCGTTGTTTATGAGAAAGAACTGGAAGAACTCAGCATAAGTCTCGAGAGCGTCAGCGAGCCGGGGGATGCCTCCACGCCAGCCGGTTACATCGGCCGGCGGATGATGCAGATCATCAGCACCTGGTATTCAAAGAATCTGGCTGTTGAAGCCAGAAAGGGACTTAAAGAGAAGGTTGAGCAAGGCGGTTGGCCGAAACTGGCGCCCCTCGGATATCTCAATAAGCATGACAAAAGCAGTGCCTGGATCGAAGTTGATCCCGAACTCGGCCCTCTCGTAACCAGGGCCTTCAGGGAGATGGCTTCGGGGAAATGGACCATAAAAGAGTGGGCGGACTACGTTTATAGTCAGGGCTATCGCAGCCGGAAAGGCTTTCGTATTTCAAGCGGTCTCTGGAGTTTTGTCTTTCACAACCGCTTTTATCTTGGGGAGACTTGGCTTAAGAAGGGCGACATGCCTAACAAAGGCAATCACGAGGCTCTTACCGAGGCCGATACTTTCGCCACGGTAAATGTGATCCTGAGATCACATGATAACTACAAGCAACGCACCCAGCGCCACACCTATCTTCTGCGGGGGCTGTTGTACTCCGATGACACCGCCACACCTTGCTTTGTTGAGACGCATCCGAAGAAGAAGATCAGCTACTACCGCACCAAGGGAAGGGTCAATGGCAGTCAGATCTTCTACAATACCCGCGATATCGATGGCCAGCTTTTCGAAGTCATCAAAGACATCACCATAACCGAAGAGGGGAAAGTTGAACTTGAAGTGCAACTCAGCAAATGGTTTGCCGCCGAAAACAACGGGGATGAAGAATTGGAGCGGGCCAGGCAGCGGCTTCTGAAATTGGATCGGATGGAAAATCACCTCCAGGAGATGCTCTTGGAGGAGGACGTCTCAAAAGAAGACTATAGGGAACACCGGACACGCATCGAGGCCGAAAGGGCCAATCTCAGGGACCTCCTAACCACTGTAAGCACGCGGCGCGGCCTGATAAGGGGTGACTTTGAAATAGCTTTGGAGCTTGCCAGTAAGTTTGACTTGTTATTCGAAAATGGCGATAATAACAACCGGCGCTTGCTCTGTGAAACGGTGTTCAAACAGGTAAGGGTTCGCGATGGTAAGATTGCCGGATTTGAGTTGAACCCGCCTTTTGCCTTGATCTCCTCCCGGGGTAAAGGTACGGAACCCGTCCTGAGTCGGCAGCCAGATTCCTCGCGGCGCATTCGTCTAGCGGCCTAG
- a CDS encoding ImmA/IrrE family metallo-endopeptidase — MTVSDRLMEFCRFALSEGQDAGDPVRLASLFRDYAGIDRTPSLKKTLELIRSFDIKIEGVVYLDSGGTNMSARGSWHIHYAAKDRTGTQKFDIFHELFEIIHKELSAIDAGISPMVEPKLSQHADRFAASALIPSVFFLEQVGRTGCDLVKLGEELGLSHQCLMIALGQHHTDIPLIGALYEHQPKTPAAEKAEADDFVATVVVKTGRARRTKNLCWVQPTPARHSRPETASLVCAAITGGKSLLWRSPHIENSPAVLVRPLFTSSLEPYRVILLAVPSEECGMLAPQLELLEPVSVNGDHFCPSEKRCHNPNRCSWRLP; from the coding sequence ATGACCGTTTCTGATAGACTCATGGAGTTCTGCCGTTTTGCCCTTAGCGAGGGACAGGATGCTGGTGACCCGGTGAGATTGGCGTCTTTATTTCGAGATTATGCCGGGATCGACCGCACGCCGAGCCTCAAAAAGACCCTTGAACTGATACGTTCATTCGATATCAAGATCGAGGGCGTCGTTTACCTGGACAGTGGCGGCACCAACATGTCGGCCAGGGGATCCTGGCATATCCATTACGCGGCTAAAGACCGCACCGGCACTCAGAAGTTCGACATCTTCCACGAGCTTTTTGAAATCATACATAAAGAGCTCAGCGCTATCGACGCTGGCATTAGCCCGATGGTTGAACCCAAACTCAGCCAGCACGCCGACCGTTTCGCCGCTTCTGCCTTGATACCGTCGGTCTTCTTTCTGGAGCAAGTGGGGAGGACCGGATGCGACCTTGTAAAATTGGGCGAAGAACTCGGACTTTCGCATCAATGCCTGATGATCGCCCTAGGGCAGCACCACACCGATATTCCGCTTATCGGGGCGCTGTACGAGCACCAACCGAAGACTCCCGCCGCCGAGAAGGCTGAGGCTGATGATTTCGTGGCGACGGTGGTTGTGAAAACAGGACGGGCTCGCCGGACCAAAAACCTTTGCTGGGTGCAGCCGACGCCGGCCCGCCATAGCCGACCCGAGACCGCCTCCCTGGTGTGCGCCGCCATTACCGGCGGAAAATCGCTTTTGTGGCGCAGCCCGCATATCGAAAACTCCCCCGCGGTCCTGGTGCGTCCGTTATTTACCTCAAGTCTCGAGCCATACAGGGTGATTCTCCTTGCCGTACCCAGTGAAGAGTGCGGTATGCTTGCCCCGCAACTGGAATTACTCGAACCGGTATCAGTCAATGGAGACCATTTTTGCCCGTCCGAAAAAAGGTGCCATAATCCGAATAGATGCAGTTGGAGGTTGCCATGA
- a CDS encoding helix-turn-helix domain-containing protein produces the protein MAELTFGQYLRSLRERQRMSMREVEKVSGVSNAYISQIETGEKPTPRPEILKKLAPAYKVTARELFMRAGYLDEREVTASEDERIEAAFQYVLSDPDYKLGTRIRGETLSIEAKRGIVIVYETLTGKKLLTI, from the coding sequence ATGGCAGAACTCACTTTTGGTCAATACCTGCGGAGTCTCCGGGAGAGGCAGCGCATGTCGATGCGTGAAGTCGAAAAGGTAAGCGGCGTTTCTAATGCCTATATCTCCCAGATAGAAACAGGCGAAAAGCCGACGCCTCGACCGGAAATTCTCAAGAAACTGGCTCCCGCCTATAAGGTAACGGCGAGGGAGTTATTTATGAGGGCCGGTTACCTGGACGAACGCGAAGTTACGGCCAGCGAAGACGAGCGAATCGAAGCCGCTTTCCAGTACGTGCTTTCCGACCCGGACTATAAGCTCGGCACCCGTATCAGGGGCGAGACCTTAAGCATCGAAGCCAAACGCGGCATCGTCATCGTCTACGAAACCCTGACCGGCAAGAAGTTGCTCACAATTTAG
- a CDS encoding helix-turn-helix domain-containing protein: MIIKVRVNQPAVLRAIARRNLSQNGLAIKAGISSGFISQIMRGSRYPSPMVREKLQNALRVTFDDIFIIEEVECDGAEAHETARAN; the protein is encoded by the coding sequence ATGATTATCAAGGTAAGAGTGAACCAGCCGGCCGTCCTGCGGGCCATCGCCAGGCGAAACCTGTCCCAGAACGGGCTCGCCATTAAAGCCGGCATCAGCAGCGGATTTATCTCGCAAATCATGCGCGGTAGCCGCTACCCCTCCCCCATGGTACGGGAGAAACTTCAAAACGCACTGAGAGTCACCTTCGACGATATTTTCATCATCGAGGAAGTCGAATGTGACGGCGCAGAAGCCCATGAAACAGCCAGGGCTAACTGA
- a CDS encoding DUF3854 domain-containing protein, with product MKDMSGEKAATGGVFSEAVPELLENHLKHLLEETGLDLDIIRERKYRSIVGKAELARLGFAPAQQQVPGLLIPLWGVDGQAAGCQLRPDNPRTNNQGKIVKYELPAGSSNRLDCPPRCHKALGNPKVPLWITEGSKKADALAGRGACAISVTGVWGFKGKNEFGGVTFLADWDYIALKDRTVYLAFDSDIVTKEPVRKALSHVAEHIRRKGAKVQIVQLPQLEGQGKTGIDDYLLRHSLADAEKLVGEFKLEEEDRERYVSGFVLRDGTVGEMVVDEDDRYFMVSDGGAIKKVWQYDTSKVAYLPTADPLVGQVVHFAPGATPYDSQAILFSEVKNFIHRYMELPADFEEIASLYVLLSWVYEFAPSIPYLRVIGDWGTGKTRFLQVVGSVCFRPMFASGATTPSPIFRILEQFRGTLVLDEADFKDSSAWTEMVKLLNNGYRPGMPVLRADKENGKWFPRGYQVFGPKLLSTRFPFSDEALESRCLTSEMMPLTRDDIPRVLPASFDKEVGTLRSKLLTFRLHNLCRLKGKTFGNELLEPNLQPRLQEILIPMKAMLNGDHAMAEALGSFVHRLQESLYTRRRESDAGRVLAAMIELHLKNQELSLKNIALYASAIDEEGAPFNPEKAGWLTRRLGFQKEKGSTTRRRVVCWDQARVESLVKQYGLALETPVSVVKPFIPFEPFETASDSPKGSAGEEKPFAEKAGNIADLASNGAKGLETAEKPFEKPFNREPEREAKGLKGSKGSEPNAAPHHQPEETT from the coding sequence ATGAAAGACATGAGCGGTGAAAAGGCCGCTACTGGAGGCGTGTTCTCCGAGGCCGTGCCGGAGCTTCTGGAAAATCATCTGAAGCATCTTCTGGAAGAAACCGGCCTCGATCTCGACATCATCCGGGAGCGGAAATACCGGAGCATTGTGGGCAAAGCCGAGCTTGCCAGGCTCGGTTTTGCACCGGCACAACAACAGGTCCCCGGACTTTTGATTCCCCTCTGGGGCGTCGATGGTCAGGCAGCCGGTTGCCAGCTCCGGCCTGATAATCCTCGCACCAACAACCAAGGCAAGATAGTGAAGTACGAGCTCCCGGCCGGTTCGTCGAACCGCCTCGATTGCCCGCCTCGATGTCACAAAGCCCTCGGCAATCCGAAAGTTCCTCTCTGGATTACCGAGGGCTCGAAGAAGGCCGATGCCCTGGCTGGCCGCGGCGCCTGCGCCATATCCGTCACCGGCGTCTGGGGCTTCAAGGGCAAGAACGAGTTCGGCGGCGTCACCTTCCTCGCCGATTGGGATTACATCGCCCTCAAAGACCGCACTGTTTACCTCGCCTTCGACTCCGACATCGTCACCAAGGAGCCGGTAAGGAAAGCGCTGTCCCATGTCGCCGAGCATATCCGGCGCAAAGGGGCGAAAGTGCAAATCGTCCAACTGCCTCAGTTGGAAGGTCAGGGCAAAACAGGCATTGACGACTATCTGCTGCGACATTCCCTTGCCGATGCCGAAAAACTGGTTGGCGAGTTTAAGCTGGAAGAGGAAGACCGGGAACGCTATGTCTCCGGCTTCGTCCTCCGCGATGGCACGGTGGGCGAGATGGTGGTCGACGAAGACGACCGTTATTTCATGGTTTCGGATGGCGGGGCAATCAAAAAGGTCTGGCAGTACGACACCTCGAAGGTGGCTTACTTGCCAACCGCTGATCCACTGGTCGGCCAGGTAGTGCACTTCGCCCCTGGCGCCACGCCCTATGACTCCCAGGCAATCCTCTTCAGCGAGGTAAAGAACTTCATTCACCGTTATATGGAACTGCCGGCCGACTTCGAGGAGATCGCTTCGCTCTATGTCCTTTTAAGCTGGGTATATGAGTTTGCCCCGTCGATTCCCTATCTCCGGGTGATTGGCGACTGGGGCACTGGCAAGACGCGCTTTTTGCAGGTCGTAGGCAGCGTCTGCTTCCGGCCGATGTTTGCCTCAGGCGCGACCACCCCGTCGCCGATCTTCCGCATCCTGGAACAATTCCGGGGAACGCTGGTGCTTGATGAAGCCGACTTCAAGGATTCTTCCGCCTGGACGGAGATGGTGAAGCTTCTCAATAACGGCTACCGGCCGGGTATGCCGGTCCTTCGAGCCGACAAGGAAAACGGGAAATGGTTTCCGCGGGGCTACCAGGTGTTCGGCCCGAAACTTCTGTCGACCAGGTTTCCTTTCAGCGACGAGGCCCTGGAGAGCCGCTGCCTCACCTCCGAGATGATGCCTCTCACCCGCGACGACATCCCCCGGGTGCTGCCGGCATCGTTCGACAAGGAAGTCGGGACCCTGCGCTCAAAGCTGTTAACTTTTCGTCTTCATAATCTCTGTCGCCTGAAGGGCAAGACCTTTGGCAACGAACTTCTCGAACCGAACCTGCAGCCACGGCTTCAGGAGATCCTCATCCCGATGAAAGCGATGCTTAACGGCGACCATGCCATGGCGGAGGCGCTGGGCAGTTTCGTCCACCGGCTGCAGGAGTCGCTTTACACTAGGCGCCGGGAGAGCGATGCGGGACGGGTACTTGCCGCCATGATCGAACTGCACTTGAAAAATCAGGAACTGTCCCTCAAAAACATCGCCTTATACGCCAGCGCTATAGACGAAGAAGGGGCTCCGTTTAACCCGGAAAAGGCTGGCTGGCTGACCCGGCGACTGGGCTTTCAAAAAGAGAAGGGAAGCACCACCCGGCGAAGGGTGGTCTGCTGGGATCAGGCAAGGGTCGAAAGCCTGGTCAAGCAGTACGGCCTTGCGCTCGAAACCCCCGTATCGGTGGTAAAACCTTTCATTCCTTTCGAACCTTTCGAAACAGCTTCGGATTCCCCGAAAGGTTCTGCCGGCGAGGAAAAACCTTTCGCTGAAAAAGCCGGAAATATTGCGGATTTAGCTTCAAACGGGGCGAAAGGTTTGGAAACCGCGGAAAAACCTTTCGAAAAACCTTTCAATCGTGAGCCTGAACGTGAGGCGAAAGGTTTGAAAGGTTCGAAAGGTTCTGAGCCGAATGCGGCGCCTCATCATCAGCCGGAGGAAACTACATGA
- a CDS encoding J domain-containing protein, with translation MRAFLVVNMEERFNRIKRMQLDLAYELQSFMADCFSNAADPAAIIGFAQRLGMDISAAQRTASSTQPTFDPYRILGCDRSMPQEQVRRRYLDLLRKLHPDTAGIKGTEYLTQLVTEAFRKISSERRW, from the coding sequence ATGCGGGCATTTCTGGTGGTGAACATGGAAGAGCGTTTCAACCGGATCAAGCGCATGCAACTGGATCTGGCATATGAGCTTCAGTCCTTCATGGCCGATTGTTTTTCTAATGCCGCCGACCCGGCCGCTATCATCGGTTTCGCTCAGCGGCTCGGCATGGATATATCGGCAGCCCAAAGAACAGCGTCTTCAACTCAGCCGACTTTTGACCCCTACCGTATCCTCGGCTGCGACCGGTCCATGCCTCAGGAGCAGGTGAGGCGGCGTTATCTCGATCTCTTGCGGAAACTCCATCCCGACACCGCCGGTATCAAAGGTACTGAGTACCTGACTCAACTTGTGACCGAGGCGTTCAGGAAAATCTCAAGCGAAAGGAGGTGGTGA
- a CDS encoding AAA family ATPase, which yields MKADNTLELLTEIARFEASVDMDKDYRIGWGWRHVRIWPATLSKLFKEGYLENVFRSNSHTGYRLSELGKSLLAAENTPPRTHQEPKLATPNSLFDDIIGHDGVKELLRASLLAEKPVHVLLTGPPALAKTLFLWDIERAGGEKAIWLVGSATSKAGLWDLVAEREPSILLIDEIDKMNAADTAALLTMMEGGRLVRAKRGRELNLNNPLRVIAASNRCEKLSPELRSRFAIRQLFPYGRAEYLTVVKGVLVRCEGLSPELAEEIARRLDGLTQNVRDAIRVARLAPQLGVEKAIKLLIGGNEGEK from the coding sequence ATGAAAGCTGACAACACCCTTGAACTTCTCACGGAGATCGCCCGGTTCGAGGCCTCGGTAGACATGGACAAGGACTACCGCATCGGCTGGGGCTGGCGGCATGTCCGGATCTGGCCGGCCACGCTTTCCAAGCTTTTCAAAGAAGGCTACCTCGAAAACGTCTTCCGCTCTAACTCCCACACCGGCTACCGGTTGAGCGAACTGGGCAAAAGCCTTCTTGCGGCTGAAAACACGCCGCCCCGGACGCACCAGGAGCCAAAACTGGCAACACCCAACTCTCTTTTCGATGACATCATAGGGCATGACGGCGTAAAAGAACTTCTCAGGGCGTCATTACTTGCCGAAAAGCCAGTGCATGTGCTCCTTACCGGGCCGCCGGCGCTGGCCAAGACGCTATTCCTCTGGGACATCGAAAGGGCGGGCGGCGAGAAAGCTATCTGGCTGGTGGGCTCGGCCACATCGAAAGCTGGACTATGGGACCTGGTGGCCGAGCGCGAGCCGTCGATACTCCTTATTGACGAGATCGACAAGATGAACGCCGCCGATACTGCCGCGCTTCTCACCATGATGGAAGGCGGGCGGTTGGTGCGGGCTAAGAGAGGCCGCGAGCTCAACTTAAACAACCCTCTCCGCGTGATCGCCGCTTCCAACCGCTGTGAAAAACTGTCGCCGGAACTTCGGTCGCGGTTCGCCATCCGGCAGCTCTTCCCATATGGCCGGGCGGAGTATCTCACGGTCGTAAAAGGCGTGTTGGTGCGATGCGAAGGCCTCAGTCCCGAGCTTGCTGAAGAGATCGCCCGCCGCCTGGACGGCCTCACCCAGAACGTTCGCGATGCCATCAGGGTGGCAAGACTGGCGCCCCAACTCGGGGTAGAAAAAGCAATCAAATTATTGATCGGAGGAAACGAAGGTGAAAAGTGA